The Pseudarthrobacter sulfonivorans genome includes a window with the following:
- a CDS encoding amylo-alpha-1,6-glucosidase: MTGWNADTAAGPLGAGTVTLVEGSSFCISLANGDIHPEHPHGVFYEDTRILSRWNLTVNGQPLEPLAAKTKEPYRALFAGRVPRSDGYADSPLIVERLREVGAGILEKITVRNYSADAAECVVSLRIEADFADLFEVKEARIHRRWDQFRESDRDSLTIRAAWQDVRKGVVVSASGADVAAEALTYRIAVPPHGEWSTRVSVMPTVDGAGSVEPFVRPAGGEVSPSDRRRREWVAKIPVLQMGNRSIERTLRRSYDDLGALRIEDPDHPDRIVVAAGAPWFMTLFGRDSLWASLMALPVDPSLALGTIQTLADRQGRVVDTMSEEEPGKILHEVRLGVSTGLALGGKSAYFGSVDATPLFVALLGEVSRWGFAADTIAALLPHADRALDWIRDYGDKDGDGFVEYKRLNDRGLINQGWKDSWDGINFADGSLAEPPIALCEVQGYLYGAYLGRSWMAYDAGDADLAAEYRERAARLKRQFNEQFWLPERGYYAIALDGRKRPVDACTSNMGHCLLFGIIDEDKAPLVAERLMSPEMFSGWGVRTLASDMGAYNPASYHNGSVWPHDNAIIATGLLRYGFVEQAQRISTALLEAAEYSEGRLPELFCGFSREHFEEPVPYPTACSPQAWAATTPIMLIRSLMGYYADVALGGLWMDPVLPESYGDLHITNAPMAGGRITIDISGSDATIEGLPDGMEFHRGTRPWAADLVRDPSLHRRL; the protein is encoded by the coding sequence ATGACTGGATGGAATGCCGACACTGCTGCCGGCCCACTTGGTGCCGGAACGGTCACGCTGGTGGAGGGCTCATCCTTCTGTATCTCCTTGGCGAACGGGGACATCCATCCGGAGCACCCGCACGGGGTTTTCTACGAGGACACCCGCATCCTGTCCCGCTGGAATCTGACCGTCAACGGCCAGCCCTTGGAGCCGCTTGCTGCGAAGACGAAGGAGCCGTACCGGGCGCTGTTTGCCGGCCGCGTTCCCCGCTCCGACGGGTACGCCGACAGCCCGCTGATCGTGGAGCGGCTTCGCGAAGTGGGTGCCGGAATCCTTGAGAAGATCACGGTCCGGAACTACTCAGCGGACGCAGCCGAGTGCGTGGTTTCCCTCAGGATCGAGGCAGATTTCGCGGACCTTTTCGAGGTGAAGGAAGCCCGTATCCACCGGCGCTGGGACCAGTTCCGCGAATCGGATCGCGATTCGTTGACCATCCGGGCCGCTTGGCAGGACGTCCGGAAGGGCGTTGTCGTGTCGGCCAGCGGTGCCGACGTCGCAGCGGAGGCTCTGACGTACCGGATAGCTGTTCCCCCGCATGGAGAATGGAGCACCCGGGTGAGCGTAATGCCCACCGTCGACGGCGCCGGGTCAGTGGAACCGTTTGTTCGTCCGGCCGGTGGCGAAGTGTCTCCGAGCGACCGCCGCCGCCGGGAGTGGGTGGCGAAGATTCCGGTGCTGCAGATGGGCAACCGCTCCATCGAAAGGACCCTGCGGCGCAGCTACGACGACCTGGGCGCACTTCGGATTGAAGATCCCGACCACCCGGACCGGATCGTGGTGGCCGCCGGCGCCCCATGGTTCATGACCCTGTTCGGACGCGACTCGCTGTGGGCGTCGCTGATGGCGCTTCCGGTGGACCCCTCCCTGGCCTTGGGCACCATCCAGACACTTGCTGATCGCCAGGGCCGCGTCGTGGACACCATGAGCGAGGAGGAGCCAGGCAAGATCCTGCACGAGGTCCGGCTGGGCGTCTCCACCGGGCTGGCCCTGGGTGGAAAGTCCGCGTACTTCGGCAGCGTCGACGCCACCCCACTGTTCGTGGCCCTGCTCGGTGAAGTCAGCCGCTGGGGCTTCGCCGCGGATACCATCGCCGCCCTGCTCCCCCACGCGGATCGGGCGCTGGACTGGATCCGGGACTACGGCGACAAAGACGGCGACGGCTTCGTCGAATATAAGCGCCTCAACGACCGCGGGCTGATCAACCAGGGCTGGAAGGATTCCTGGGACGGCATCAACTTCGCCGACGGCAGCCTGGCCGAACCGCCCATCGCACTGTGCGAAGTGCAGGGCTATCTCTACGGCGCGTATCTGGGCCGTTCCTGGATGGCCTACGACGCCGGCGACGCGGACCTGGCCGCCGAGTACCGGGAACGCGCGGCGCGGCTGAAGAGGCAATTCAACGAACAGTTCTGGCTGCCCGAGCGGGGCTACTACGCCATCGCACTGGATGGCAGGAAGCGGCCGGTCGATGCATGCACTTCGAACATGGGGCATTGCCTGTTGTTCGGAATCATCGATGAGGACAAGGCGCCGCTGGTAGCGGAGCGGCTGATGTCCCCGGAAATGTTCAGCGGCTGGGGAGTGCGGACACTGGCCAGCGACATGGGCGCCTACAACCCCGCCAGCTACCACAACGGATCGGTCTGGCCCCACGACAACGCGATCATCGCGACAGGCCTCCTGCGCTACGGCTTCGTGGAGCAGGCGCAGCGGATCTCCACAGCCCTGCTGGAGGCGGCCGAGTACTCGGAAGGACGGCTGCCAGAGCTCTTCTGCGGCTTCAGCCGCGAGCACTTCGAGGAACCCGTCCCCTACCCGACGGCCTGTTCGCCGCAGGCCTGGGCGGCCACCACCCCGATCATGCTGATAAGAAGCCTGATGGGCTACTACGCCGACGTTGCCCTCGGCGGCCTGTGGATGGATCCAGTGCTTCCGGAATCGTATGGTGACCTGCACATCACCAACGCGCCCATGGCCGGCGGCCGGATCACCATCGACATCTCCGGTTCCGACGCGACCATCGAGGGGCTGCCCGACGGTATGGAGTTCCACCGCGGGACGCGCCCCTGGGCTGCTGATCTGGT